Within the Telopea speciosissima isolate NSW1024214 ecotype Mountain lineage chromosome 4, Tspe_v1, whole genome shotgun sequence genome, the region TTGTGCCATGATTTGGTACCGCGTTAAAGTAAATAATATGATGCCTTCGctgcctttttattttttgcactATTCAACAAGTGGTTTAATACAGACCACTCGTAGAGGCTCTCTCTGGCATTTCTCTTGTCATAGAATAACTTTAATTGCCCTTGATGTTTTTTCAGCCATTCGGACATTATTGATCTTGTGGTAATATTTCGTACtgcatgaaaaaataaaagactgaCGCCCctcaactttttttattttttatttaacatcGTTCCAGGAGTGATTTAAGCGAAGTCGTGGGCAAATTGATTGAGTTCCCACAATTTGCTTCTTAATTTCCACCCCTAgtcaatttctttttctttaacaTTAGAAAGAGAAGGCACAAATTATGGATTCTTCTTAACTGGTTACCAGTACATAGGAAGATGGAAATCTGGGTGGCAAAGAGGAGAAACACATTTTTCTTGTAACACTCAAAGCAACcagaattttttaattttcaaattgaTCTCTTGATTCATTCCAATGGTTTTTTTCTGCTTAAAAAGAATTCATAATATCgtgcaaatttatttttttcataaagAAGTTAAAGTGTAGGTTTTCTAATGCTCGGAACTGGAACATGAATGGTTATTTAAGTAAGGTTCTGTTTGACTATTGCTTCACCAAACTGAATCATGCAAATCATTTCATTTTGGCACTTTAATGTTTGATTCCACTCTCAAAGCACTCAAACAAGGTAAAAATATTTGGATGAATTGGCTGAATCATTTCTTTTTCAAGCACCAGCGTTCTTGTTTATGACTAAAATATATTGTTTGATGGTAATAgaaccatttttctttttaagtttaAGTTTGTACTTATCTTACGAGTTTCTCACTCCTATTTAATTGATGCTTGCCCCCATTAAAATTGTATTATTGAGCAGGTTGCTGTATTAGCTCCGAATATCCCAGCAATGTATGAGCTACACTTTGGTGTGCCAATGGCTGGGGCAGTCCTCTGTACACTTAACGTACGACATGATTCTGCCATGGTATCTGTGATATTGAGACATTCGGAATCAAAAATAATCTTTGTAGACTACCAGTTTCTTGAAGTTGCACGTGGCGCACTTGAGCTTCTGTCCAAGACAACAACCAAGCCACCCCTCCTGGTCCTAATCCCAGAAAGCAATAAACCGCAACCTGCCATTAGCACGATAACCTCTGGTTCAGTTTACTTGGAATATGAGAATCTACTAGCCATGGGACAACCTGATTTCAAAATCAGATGGCCCAAAGATGAATGGGATCCAATTAGTTTAAATTATACTTCTGGCACAACATCAAGCCCTAAAGGAGTTGTTTACAGCCATAGAGGTGCCTACATTAATTCATTTGCAGCTGTTCTTCTTAATAATATGAGTCCCATGCTCGTTTATCTATGGACTGTTCCCATGTTCCACTGCAATGGATGGTGCCTCACTTGGGGGGTGGCACTTCAGGGTGGCACAAATGTCTGCCTGAGAAATGTCTCTCCAAAGGGAATATTTGATAGTATTGCTCTTCACAAGGTGACGAACATGTCTGGTGCACCAACTGTGTTGAACATGATTGTCAATGCCCCAGCCAGTGACCGAAGGCCCCTACCCTGCAAGGTGGAGGTAATGACTGGTGGTGCAGCCCCACCTCCACATGTCTTATTCAAGATGGAGGAACTTGGTTTTAATATTTTACATTCATATGGCCTGACAGAAACATATGGTCCGGGTACAATTTGTACATGGAAGCCTGAGTGGGATTCATTGCCTGCCGATCAGCGTGCAAAGTTGAAGTCACGTCAAGGCCTGCATCATAATGCAATGGAAGAGGTTGACATAAAAGATCCAGTCACCATGAAAAGTGTACCACCTGATGCAAAGACCATGGGTGAGGTAATGTTTAGAGGAAACACAGTGATGAATGGGTACTTCAAGGACTTGAAAGCAACACAGGAAGCTTTCAGTGGTGGATGGTTTCGAACTGGGGATCTGGCTATTAAACATGTTGATGGTTACATAGAGGTAAAGGACCGGTCAAAGGACATTATCATTTCTGGTGGAGAGAATATAAGCACAATTGAGGTGGAAGCGGTGCTGTTCAGTCATCCAGCAATTCTTGAGGCTGCTGTTGTAGGTCGGCCTGATGATCATTGGGGAGAAACACCTTGTGCCTTTGTAAAGTTGAAGGAAGGTATGAATGCCACTGCTGAGCAGATCATTGAGTTTTGTCGGGATCGCTTGCCTCATTATATGGCTCCTCGAACTGTGGTCTTTGAGGATCTCCCAAAGACTTCGACTGGGAAGACACAGAAGTTTGTCCTCAGAAACAAGGCAAAGGCTATGGGAAGCCTCTTTAAAGGGAGCAAAGGCAAACTTTAAAGCTTTAATTTGTATTGAGAATGTCTCCCATTCAATTAACACTATTCTTAAAATGCTAGAGAATGAACTTTCTTAAGATTTGCTTACTGTGGTTGAAGTGGTTAGATCACATGGCCGGGGTTTGTCCCCATTTGTAAGTGACCAGCTAGACCAATGTCTTGCAGTTTCGGTCGCATGAGCTCAGCCCAAATATAATTCATGTGATTACCATATTATTACTTGGGTGCATCTTGTTTTCATACTCAATCTAAATATAGTTCATGTGATTACCATATTTATTATTAGGGTGTatctttttgtaaccaaaaGTGATGAACTGAAAAGTTgtaccctcattggaaaaaacAGAGGTGTGTTAcactaaaaaggtaaaaaagtaaGACTTGATATCTTGCTCTTTATTACAGAAAAGGTgctctagttgaattttacgcTGGAGCTGCTACATGTTTGTGATTACACCCGTCTTGCAAACCTCTGCAATTTAGGAATATACGCACAGAGcttctttttcaccaactttTGTTACAAGAAGATTTTTTGTTACTATTATAATTACTATAGTTGTTATTATTGAATAGTGAAACAAAATCATCCGTGTAGCTGAACttatttagttggaataaggtgTAATTGAGTACATGTAATTGAGTGGTATTCTCTCCTACTACCTCTTTTACCTTCCTCCATCTACGTATTGTTCAACACTTACCGTGCCCCTAACCACCAACCATGGTGTGCACATTTGATATTTTCTCCACTCCGAtgatctataaataggggaaGGGGGATGAGTTCAAGACACAGCATCGAGAGCTATAAATCTCAACAGAGCTTTGAGAGGTGTTCttgagttgggttgggttatactTATAAGAACTCTTTTGGGTATATTATCTCTTTGTATTTCTTCTAATTTGGTGATTTGTGAGAGAGATTTCTTGTTGAGTGAGTCCCA harbors:
- the LOC122657905 gene encoding butanoate--CoA ligase AAE1-like isoform X1, translated to MNFLSKSFPFRFISLLRSRRCLLQRYQLLHISENGKGESLKSKEGLEQCSANYVPLSPISFLERAARVYRDRTSVVYGTVKYTWGETLERCLRLASALTQMGISPFDVVAVLAPNIPAMYELHFGVPMAGAVLCTLNVRHDSAMVSVILRHSESKIIFVDYQFLEVARGALELLSKTTTKPPLLVLIPESNKPQPAISTITSGSVYLEYENLLAMGQPDFKIRWPKDEWDPISLNYTSGTTSSPKGVVYSHRGAYINSFAAVLLNNMSPMLVYLWTVPMFHCNGWCLTWGVALQGGTNVCLRNVSPKGIFDSIALHKVTNMSGAPTVLNMIVNAPASDRRPLPCKVEVMTGGAAPPPHVLFKMEELGFNILHSYGLTETYGPGTICTWKPEWDSLPADQRAKLKSRQGLHHNAMEEVDIKDPVTMKSVPPDAKTMGEVMFRGNTVMNGYFKDLKATQEAFSGGWFRTGDLAIKHVDGYIEVKDRSKDIIISGGENISTIEVEAVLFSHPAILEAAVVGRPDDHWGETPCAFVKLKEGMNATAEQIIEFCRDRLPHYMAPRTVVFEDLPKTSTGKTQKFVLRNKAKAMGSLFKGSKGKL